One genomic window of Nymphaea colorata isolate Beijing-Zhang1983 unplaced genomic scaffold, ASM883128v2 scaffold0682, whole genome shotgun sequence includes the following:
- the LOC126409635 gene encoding LOW QUALITY PROTEIN: chloroplast envelope membrane protein-like (The sequence of the model RefSeq protein was modified relative to this genomic sequence to represent the inferred CDS: inserted 1 base in 1 codon) translates to MEQSTNESGSLTIHGLEVTKKKALNPLPYLASIVFLPWGISLSFNKSMEPWVTNWWNTSQSETFXNDIQEKNILEGFIKLEELFLLDEMIKEYPETHIQKLRIGIHKETIQLVRMHNQDHIHIILHFSTNITCFAILSAYSILGNEELITLNSWVQEFLYNLSDTIKAFSILLLTDLCIGFHSPHAWELMIGSFYKDFGFVQNDKIISGLVSTFPVILDTILKYWIFHYLNRVSPSLVVIYHSLNE, encoded by the exons ATGGAGCAG TCAACAAATGAATCAGGTTCATTAACAATTCACGGATTGGAAGTGACGAAAAAGAAAGCATTGAATCCCCTACCATATCTTGCATCTATCGTATTTCTGCCTTGGggaatttctctctcatttaataaAAGTATGGAACCTTGGGTGACTAATTGGTGGAATACCAGCCAATCCGAAACTT TGAatgatattcaagaaaagaacattcTAGAAGGATTCATCAAATTAGAAGAACTTTTCTTGTTGGACGAAATGATAAAGGAGTATCCGGAGACACATATACAAAAGCTTCGTATAGGAATCCACAAAGAAACGATACAATTGGTAAGAATGCACAATCAAGatcatatacatattattttgcATTTCTCGACAAATATAACCTGTTTCGCTATTCTAAGTGCTTATTCTATTCTGGGTAATGAAGAACTTATCACTCTGAATTCTTGGGTTCAGGAATTCCTCTATAACTTAAGCGACACAATAAAAGCTTTTTCCATTCTCTTATTAACCGATTTATGTATTGGATTCCATTCGCCCCACGCTTGGGAACTAATGATTGGTTCGTTCTACAAAGATTTTGGATTTGTTCAGAATGATAAAATTATATCCGGTCTCGTTTCTACCTTTCCGGTCATTCTagatacaattttgaaatattggatctttcattatttaaaCCGTGTATCTCCTTCA